In Synechococcus sp. RS9909, one genomic interval encodes:
- a CDS encoding Fur family transcriptional regulator translates to MRLSRQRRMVLDLLWSEASHLSARDIFEKLNARGRHIGHTSVYQNLEALQSAGVIECLDRANGRLYGYRSDPHSHLTCLESGQIEDLDIELPEDLLRSIEERTGYRIESYTLQLNGRPVAEAD, encoded by the coding sequence ATGCGCCTGAGCCGGCAACGCCGCATGGTGCTCGATCTGCTCTGGAGTGAGGCCAGCCATCTCAGCGCCCGGGACATTTTTGAAAAACTCAATGCCCGCGGACGCCACATCGGCCACACGTCCGTGTATCAAAACCTCGAAGCGCTGCAGAGCGCCGGCGTGATCGAGTGTCTCGATCGGGCCAACGGCCGTCTCTATGGCTACCGCAGCGATCCCCACAGCCATCTGACCTGTCTGGAATCCGGCCAGATCGAAGATCTGGACATCGAACTGCCCGAAGACCTGCTGCGTTCCATCGAAGAGCGCACCGGCTATCGGATCGAGTCGTATACCTTGCAATTGAATGGTCGGCCTGTGGCTGAGGCCGACTGA
- the hisA gene encoding 1-(5-phosphoribosyl)-5-[(5-phosphoribosylamino)methylideneamino]imidazole-4-carboxamide isomerase — protein MEIIPAIDLLGGACVRLHQGDYDQVTRFSDDPVAQAMHWQTQGAKRLHLVDLDGAKSGEPVNDSAVRAITAALAIPVQLGGGVRTLERAEALLACGLDRVILGTAALENPELVKTLASLHPGRIVVGIDARDGKVATRGWLETSNTEATGLAAALNSTGIAAIISTDIATDGTLQGPNLAALRSMATASAVPVIASGGVGCMADLLALLALEPLGISGVIVGRALYDGRVDLAEAINALATERLQDPPTGSVRSC, from the coding sequence ATGGAGATCATTCCCGCCATCGACCTCCTGGGTGGGGCCTGTGTGCGCCTGCACCAGGGGGATTACGACCAGGTGACGCGGTTCAGCGATGATCCGGTTGCCCAGGCGATGCACTGGCAGACCCAGGGGGCCAAGCGTCTCCACCTGGTGGATCTGGATGGCGCCAAAAGCGGCGAGCCCGTGAACGACAGCGCCGTGCGCGCGATCACGGCCGCACTCGCCATCCCCGTGCAACTCGGCGGTGGCGTCCGCACCCTGGAACGCGCCGAAGCGTTGCTGGCCTGCGGCCTTGATCGCGTGATCTTAGGCACCGCAGCGCTGGAGAACCCCGAGCTGGTGAAGACGCTGGCGTCGCTCCATCCCGGCCGGATCGTGGTGGGCATCGATGCGCGCGATGGAAAGGTGGCGACGCGCGGCTGGTTGGAGACCAGCAACACGGAGGCCACGGGCCTGGCTGCAGCGTTGAACAGCACCGGCATCGCCGCAATCATCAGCACCGACATCGCCACCGACGGCACCCTGCAGGGCCCGAATCTGGCGGCGCTCCGATCGATGGCCACAGCGAGTGCGGTGCCCGTGATCGCCTCCGGCGGCGTGGGCTGCATGGCCGATCTTCTCGCTTTGCTGGCCCTCGAACCCCTGGGCATCAGCGGTGTGATCGTGGGTCGGGCCCTCTATGACGGTCGTGTCGACCTGGCGGAGGCGATCAACGCTCTGGCGACAGAGCGGCTGCAGGACCCGCCGACTGGATCCGTGCGCAGCTGTTGA